The Mesomycoplasma hyopneumoniae J genome contains the following window.
CATTTCAAGTTGTTCCTGCTGCATTTTTACTAAAATATTTTGTTTTTCATCAAGAGGCATTTCCTTTTTTAGGTTAACTAGTTTGCTATCTCCGATTTTTCAAAGTTCAAATTCCTCTCCTGATTCAACCTTTTCAATTTTTAGTTTAGCAAGTTGTTTTTCAATAAATTCAGGCTGTTTTTCTTCTTTTGCTTTTCTTGCAGCCGCGATTCTCTCCTCGTTAGAGGCGATTATTTGATCAATTATTTCTTGAGGGCTATCTGCCGGATAAGAAATTGCGGTTCCATCAGACAAAATTGCTTTGATATATTCTATTTTTTCAGCATTTGAATTATTAAATAAAGAAACTATTGCCTGATAAGCGGATTCTGCTACTAAAATGTTGAATTTTTTTGTTGCTTCCTCGGTAAAAATTTGATAAGGATTTTTCTGGGAATACTGAACTAAATTAGCAGAAGATCTTAATTTGTCAATGGTGTCAATATGATTTTGTCACTGACTATCAAGTGTTGATAAAATAATATAACGTTCTGATTCAAAGTAGGTTTTTCCAAGATTTTCCTTTAAAACTGATTGGATTTGTTTAAAATAAATAGTTTCTAATTGTTTGATTAAAAATTCATTAAGTTGTTCAATGGGATAATTTTCAATTCCAATTTGCCCAAAGTTAAAATGAGTAATTCTTGATAAATTATCATTAAGAAAATTTATTAAATTTTTATAGTGAATTTCTTGATTTGGTAAAATTATAAAATCATAGCTTAAAATGATATCAACAGCCCGAATAATCATCTTCTGGATATAATGGTCAAAATTTTCAATCTGAAGCAAAATATCTCTTTGGGCATAAATTAAATCACGCTGTTGACGAATAACATCATCATAACTAAGCACAGTTTTGCGCATATCGAAGTTAAAGCCTTCGATTTTCTTTTGGGCTGCAAGTAAAACCGCATGAATATATTTTCCTTTAATTGCCCCATTTGTTTGTCCATAAGCGCCAAAAATTTGATCAAAATTGGTAAAACGCCGAAAAAGTTGGTCCTGAAGTGAGATAAAAAATCGCGAAATTCCCACATCACCTTGTCGTCCAGAGCGACCTCGTAGTTGGTTATCGATTCTTCTAGCTTCGGCTTTATCGGTTCCAAGAATATAAAGGCCGCCAAGTTCAGTCACACCAGGCTCTAAAATTATATCAGTTCCTCTTCCAGCCATATTTGTCGCGATTGTAATCGCATTTTTTCGTCCTGCCTTGGCAATAATTTCGGCTTCAAGTTGGTTTTGTTTTGCATTTAATACTGTATGATAAAGTCCTTTTTGGTTTAGCATCTCCGAAAGCGTTTCAGAGTCAACAACTTGTGAGGTTCCAATTAAAATTGGCTGCCCCATTTTATGAACACGTTCAACTTCGGAAATTATAGCTTGATTTTTTTCGTGACTAGTGGCAAAAATTTCATCTTTTTCATCCTTACGAATCATCGGTTTGTTTGTCGGAATCACATTCACGCGCATATTATAAACATCGATAAATTCTTGTTCTTCGGTTTTGGCAGTCCCGGTCATCCCTGATAATTTTTTAAAAAGGCGAAAAAAATTTTGATAGGTAATTGTTGCTAGTGTTTTTGTCTCAGGTTCAATTTCAAGCCCCTCTTTTGCTTGCAGGGCTTGCTGGAGACCTTCAGAATAAGATCTTCCAGCCATAATTCGCCCAGTAAATTGATCAACTAAGGCAATTTTGCCGTCCTGGACAATATATTCAACATCGCGTTTCATCACCTTATTGGCTCTCAGCGCGTTTTGAATTCGATGAACTATTTCTGAGTTTTGAATTTCATATAAATTACGAAGGCCAAAAAAAGCATTTGCCTTATCGATTCCTTTATCATTTAATTTAATTCCCTTAGTTTCTTCATCAATATAAAAATCTTCAGCAATTAGAGTATTAACAAATTGGTTCGCGGATAAATATTGGGCTGGAAGGTTAGTTTTGCCACCACTGATAATCAAAGGGGTTTTGGCTTCATCGATCAAAATTGAGTCTACTTCATCGATTAGGCAAAAATTTAGTCCCCTTTGAACTTTTTCAGCTGCTGAAAAAACCATATTATCCCGGAGATAATCAAAACCTAATTCAGAATGAACCGAATAAGTAATATCGGCATTATACATCATTCTTTTGGTATTTGCATCCATTTCGGTTTTGTTAATTCCGACTGTAAGGCCTAAAAAGTTATAGACTTTTCCATTATCTTCAGCATCTCGTTCGGCTAAATATTCATTAACAGTTGAGACAATTACCCCTTGGCCTAAAAGCGCATTAAGATAGACAGGCGGGATTGAAGCAATTGTTTTTCCTTCACCGGTTTTCATTTCAGCAACTGATCCCATATCCAAAATTAGACCCCCAAGAATCTGGACATCATAAGGGGTTTTGCCTAAAATTCGCTTGGTCGCCTCGCGGGCAACTGCGAAAGCATCAACACGAATATCCTTGAGTTTTTCGCCGTTTGCAAGCCTTTTTTTGAAAATATTGGTCTGGTTTGCCAGGTCAAAATCGGTCATTGCACCATAAAAACTACGTTTTTGGTTAATTTGTTTCAAAAGCCGGTATGCGAGCCGTAATTCGGATGAGGTTTTAAAAAAGTTAAATAGATTTTTCATCGTTTTAATATGGATTTTTTGAATAATTTTACCAAAATTATTCAAAAAAATAAGAAAAGTTTATCAATTTAATTACCTATGTAATATAAATAAGAAAAATTTAGGATTCTACTAAAATCTTAATAATTTTTTATTTTTTATAAAAAATTATATTTTTAAATTAAAAACTTATTAAAAAGAGATTTTAATTTAAAAATACCTGTTTTTCATTTATTTTTGTCATTTTAATAACTTATTTTTTAATTTATTACAAACTAAAAAATAAAAAAGATGCGTAAAATAAAGCATCTTTTCAGTCTTAAATAAGATATGGTGGCTCCGACAGGAATCGAACCAGTGACACACGGTGCTTCAAACCGTTGCTCTACCTACTGAGCTACAGAGCCATGGCGGTCTAGACGGGGATCGAACCCGCGATCTCCTCCGTGACAGGGAGGCGTATTAACCACTTTACCACTAGACCTCTGGTTGCGGAGACAGGAATCGAACCTATGACCTTTGGGTTATGAGCCCAACGAGCTACCTCTGCTCTACTCCGCTATAAAATTTATAAGATATTTTTGAAAAAGTACTATAAAATAAAGGATAATTTGGCGGGCAATGAGGGATTCGAACCCCCGCGGGCTTTCACACCCCTGCCAGTTTTCAAGACTAGTCCCTTCAGCCACTTGGGTAATTGCCCTTTTTGGTGGATCTAACTGGATTCGAACCAATGACCAACCGGTTATGAGCCGGATGCTCTAACCGCTGAGCTATAGATCCAGTTTAAATTTAATTTTTGCTTATTTTTTTAAAAAAATTAAAAAAATAAGATTTTTGGTGGCTCCAAGGAGATTCGAACTCATGACCTTCCGGGTATGAACCGGATGCTCTAACCAACTGAGCTATAGAGCCATTTTGGTGGAGAGGAAGGGAGTCGAACCCTCTACCTCCTGCGTGCAAAACAGGCGCTCTAGCCAGATGAGCTACCCCCCCAAAAAATGGTGAAGAAGACAGGATTTGAACCTGCGACCACTACGTCCCAAACGTAGCGCTCTGCCAAGCTGAGCTACTTCTCCAAGATATAATTATACACTAAATTTTTAAAAAGTCAAATTTTTTTATTTTTTTAAAATATTTCTTTTAAAAAAATAAAAAAATGGCGATCACGAGAGGATTCGAACCTCTGACCACAAGCTTAGAAGGCTCGTGCTCTATCCTACTGAGCTACGTGACCACGCCTAAATAATTATACCATTTTTTATTTATAATTTATAATTATTTAATATGAAAATAAATTGATTTCCAGGTCATATGGCAAGAAGCATAAATGACATAGAAAATAAAGCGCGAATAGCAGATCTTTTTATTTTAATTGTGGATGGGAGATGCCCTATTTCTAGTCTAAATGAGAATTTTTTGCAGATTGCAAAACAAAAAATGACACTAGTAATAGTAACAAAAATTGATTTAGCTGATAAAAATAAATTCACTAAAATAAAAAAATTTTTTACGGATAAAAAATTTTTTATTCTCTTTGTAAATTTACGAGATTATTCAGCTAGATTAAAAATTCTATCACATTTAAATAAAATATTTAAAATAAAACAAGAAAAAAATTCAACTAAATTTTTTTCGCCAAGTCTAAAATGTTTTGTTGTCGGAGTGCCTAACACTGGAAAATCAACGCTAATAAATTTAATCACAAAATCACAACTAAAGGTAGGAAACCAACCGGGAATAACGAGAAATAATCAATGAATTAGCTATGATAAATTTCTTTTTCTTGACACCCCAGGTATCCTATTGCCAAAAATGAACGATCAAATTTTAGCCGTAAAATTAGCTATTATTGGTTTGATAAGGTGGGAAATTCTAAATATTAGCGATCTTTTTATTGAAGCATACAAAATAATTTCTGAACAATATCCAAATTTTATTACAGATTTAAAACTAAAACCCTCACTAATTGATTCAGAGATTGAAGAAAACTTGTTGATTTTGTCCAAAAATAAAAAATTTATAAATAAAAATGGTCTAGATTTGTCTCGCTGTCGAAGATGATTTTTAATGCATATTGGCAAACAAAAAATTACACTAGATTAATTTTTTTAAGAAAATTAAAGTTCATTAAAAAAATTTTTTAGAATAGTTAATTTTTAAAAAGATCTAAATTACTATATTAATTTAGATGCAAAAATGCGGTATTTTTCTTGTTTTTTGCCCCGCAGAAACAAGTTTATATTTTAGATTTTAACTTTATATTTTTTAGATTTTTTGCTTTTAGAAGTCTAGAAAAGTCTATAAAAAGGTTGCTTAAAATGCAAATGAGTTTTTACCACAAACTGCAAATAAAAATTATTTGCCTGATTTTTTTACTAATTTAAATTTATATGTAGTTTTTTTCTTTTGGATCTTCTTCATATTTATCTAAATAATTGTTTTTTAAATCTTCAATTAGTTCAAGTCGGCTAACTTTTTTATCAAAAACGATATTTTTATCCTTAGGAAAAGCCAGGATTTGGAAGGCCACTTTATCAAAACTGGATTCAGGATTTGTATTAAAATTTAGTGTTAAATCCGTTTTAAAAATTGTTGTCAAAAAAATATTATTATTATTATTATTATTTTCTGTTTTTCTAAGAACCAATTTTTCTCATTCAACCCTTTTTGAAAAATTAGTAGGGGGGGATATAGGCTGGAGAACCCCTCCTCAAAATGGTTCATAACCAATTCGTTCCCAAGTTTCGTAAATAAAAATATTATTATTTTTTAGAAATTCATCAAGTTTTTCGCTGTTTAGAAATTTTTCTTCAAAATCAGAAATTAAATCATTTTGGTCAAGTTTTAATTTAGGATCTAATTTTAAAATTCGGTCAATAATTGTTGTCTTAAATTCGTCAATATTTTTAATAATTGTATGTTTTTTTGGTAAAAAACTGTTAGATCAAGGATTAATTTTATTTGTAATTAAATCAAGAATTTTTGGCTTTAAAGTTTTAATATTATTAATTTCTTGGCTAAAATTGATAATATTAAACATAAAAGAGGGGTAAGAAGTACTAATCTTGTTTTTTGATAAATTGTACTTTTTTGCGAGTTTATTATAAATTTTTCTAGCTTCTCCTTCAATTAATATTTTCTTTCTTTTATAGTCTATATTTTTATCATTATGGCCAGTGTAAATTTTTTCTTCAATGTTCCTAAAGGTGATTGTTTTATTTTTAGGGTAGACTATAACATTAAAAAAAGGTGAATCATCAAAAACTACAGCGGGTTCAATTAATTTTGCATCTATAATATAATCTGGTGTAAATCTTGTGGCTATAATGTTTGAAAAACCATTTTCTTCAAAATAATAGTGGGTAACACGAGTTGGTTTTCAATATCTACCACGCTCGCCTATTATAATATTGTTTTTTTCTAAGACTTTTTCAAGAAGTTCTCCTTTTAGAAACTTGTCTTCAAATTCTGACTTGAGTTCAGAACTATTAACTTTAGCAAAATTAGGATTATTTTTTATAATTTCTTCAGTTCTATCAACAATATTTTTTTGAAATTGCTCTAAATTTTCAATTGTTATTCTACTTTGTTCACCAAGGAATAAAAATTTGTCCCGTTGTTTTTCGGGTTGATTATAAAACAGATTTAAGGCTGAAAAAGTACCATTTTTTGCATTAAATTCTTCATAATGCTTCGCTAGTAAATTTAAAAAATAATAAGAATTATAATTTTCTGGATTGTTAATTCCCTCATCTTTGTTAAAAATTTGCTTAACAATAAAAGGAATTAAATTTCTGCAGGAAGTTAAAAAAAATGCCGGAATTAAAAGGGTTATTCCCAAAAATTTACTAAGAATTAGTTTATTTTTCATTATTAACCAAATAAGAAAGTGCTAATTTATCTTCAACAGAATTATCAAAAGTTACAGATTTAAATTTTTTGATATAAAGCCGATAGTAGCCTGATTCTTTTGCTCTAAAATCAATTAATTCATCATTGCTTTTAATACTTGTTGACCAAGAAACATCAATTCAATTATTGTTTGAATCAAGTTTTTGCAAATACAAATCATAATCTGAAACCCAAGTGTCATTTTGATTTTTTTTAGTAGCTTCTAAGTTTAAACGTTCAGAATTAATATGTGTTTTTGACCATTTGTCAAAGTCATTTTTATATTTGTCTATCTTAGCTTTAGCATCTAAAATAGCTGCAGCGCCTGCAATTGGGAAAACAATCGGAGCAAAGGGTGTTAAAAATCACCATCAACTTATGTAGTTGCTCTTGTCAGGCGCAGCAACTTTATTTTTTAGAAGACCAGCATTAAACATTCAAGATAAAGAAGCTTTAATTCTATCGTTTGAATTTACTCAGAATGGTTTGCTAGTAAAAATTATTTCATTTTCTGATTTTTTTTGGTCTTTAATAAAGTAGGTATTTTCACTAGCTTTTAACATATTTTTAAAATCAGGAGTGCCTGAGCCATATTTTTCAAAATAACCGCTTTTCTTTTTAGTTAAATCACTATGATCTGGGGAAATTGCCGAAGCAGATAAAATTGCTTTTAATGCTATTAGTCTATTATCATCATTATCTAAATTTGGTTTTTCTCTTAGCAGTGTTGATATTAAGCCAGTGACAACAGGGGCTGCAAAACTAGTTCCGCTAACAAAATCATCCTTAGAACGATTAGTAACAGGATTATAAATCCGCCCGGGAGCGACGACTAAAGGTTTGGCCAGTTCATAATATTGTTGGCCAGTTTTATAATTTGAATAGTCAGCAATTTTGTTTTTGGCAATTTTTCAAGGTTCAGAATTATCATCAAGTGCCCCAACAACTATAGAATTTAAAGACAAACTTCACGCATCTATTCAAGGGTGGTCCTCATATTCCTCATCAGAATATTCTCTTGCACCGTTACCCGCTGCAAAAACGTTAATAACACCATATTTTCTTGCTAAAAAATCAAGAAAAAAGGAGTCTTCATCATAATCGTAAAACTCTTTTTTTCCACCCCCATAACTATGATTTATTACTTTAACATTATTGGTTTTAACCATCCATTCAATTGCTTTTTGTCATTGACTGTTAATACCAAATATAGACAAATAGGGAGTTGACTTGGTATCAATGCCCAGTTTACCGCCTAATATTAATGATACTAAAGTTGAATGATATGGTTCTTTTTGACCTTCCTTTTGTTCATTTCACTTATTAGTAGATCCCAAGTCGTTAATATGAAAATTATTAGCATTAAAATAACTCATAAAATTATAGTTAAATTCATCAGTAACTTCAATTGCGCCAACTTTTGTTTGTGGTGATTTGTAAGTTAATTCATCCTTTTTAGTCTGTTCTTCAAAATTAACAATCTTAATATTTTTTAACAATGATTCTTTGAATTTGTCAATTGGAGTTTTAGGTAAATAATGGTAGTAATTATCTAGAAATTGATCATTATAACGATACCAACTTAAAGGCTTTATTTTTTTATCTCCTTCATTTTTATATACGATGTAACGACTAATGAACGAGTTTTCTATTGAATTCTTTACAAAAAACTCTCTATCATTCTCGGTATCAAAATAAAACCATACAATTGGTAATATTTTACTGCTCTTAACTTCTTTGAATTTTAATCTTGATTTTTCTATTTTTTTAATAAATTCAAGATTAAAGTTACTTATTTCTTTAGACTCAGTACTCAAGAAATTAGGGTTTAACAATAGTTTTAATTCGAATTGATTATCAAAATCATCAATTTTTGCCGAGTTACTGAACTTTTTGGCAAAAGGTTCTCTTATATCGATTTTATTACTAAAATTTGAAGCATATCAATATTTTTTAGTATTAAAATTTATAAGAAAAGAGTGATATATTAAAAAAATTGATGGTCAAAACACCAATAATAAAATTATTTTTTTAAATTTTGCTAATTTCATTTTTCGCACCCAATTAAAATTATTTATAAAAATTATAACATATTTTGTCTTTTTAATTTTAAGTTAGTATATTAATTTCAGACACATTAAAAAAAAGGTGTCTCAAAATGAAACAATACAAATTTAAATATATCAAAATTGCTGAAACTAAATGGTTAAAAATTGCAATTTTGCATTTTCCAGAAGAATTTAGAGAAATTTACAAAAACAAATCTAAAAGTAAAAATGCGCATAAAGAATGAATTTTGCATATATATGGTAATAATTTAATAAGAAATTGGAAAAAAGTTTTATAATAATGGTATGAAAAGTCTAATAAGTGCTCGTGGGAAAAACAAATCTCCATGCAGACCAAAAAAGAAATATACAATTAACGATCTTTCTGAAATTGATCGTGGAATTTATCAAGAAATAATGGAGAATGTTCTTAGAAGATACGGAATTGACCCCGCAATTGTTCTTGAGGAGCTTAAAAAACGAAAACAAGAACTAGAACAACAACAAAAGCAAGAACAAGAAAAAGATAAAGATAAAGAAAAAATCGAAAATTAAGTTAGTATATAAACTAATTGTCTGAATTTTTTCTACTAACTTAAAAATATGTTATAATTTTTCTTAATTATTTTTGTGTAGAGAGAAGGTAGTAACATTTTTTACCTTAATCCTTCAAGTTTTTATTTATCTCTTTTTGTAAATTTATTAGTTTTTCTTCTAATAATTCTTGCTGTTCCGATTTTACTAGTTTTATTAGTTGCTTTTGTCAAACCGCGGATTAAACAAACATCAAATATTTATCTTTATTCTTTAAGTAGTGGACTTTTGTTGATGGTTGCAACTGTTGGACTTATTCAAGAAGGTTTTCATGGGGCTGAAGCATTCAGTCATAAATTTGAAAATTTAGAAAATTTATATAAAATTTTAATAATTGGCGGGGGAGCACTTTTTGGACTAGTTAGTGTTTTTATTGCTCGTTGATTTTTTATTAGAATTTTTAAAACTGAACTACATTCAGATCATAAAAAGCATGACCATAGTGATCATATTGTAAATTTTTCTGATGTTGATAGTCCAAAAAGTGCTTGACTTGCGATACTTCTTTTACTTTCACACCGAACAATTGATGGCTTTATTTTAGGTTCAGTAATCGCAAGAGTAACTGCTGGGGACCCAATAAATTGATATTTAATTGGAACTTTTATAGCTCATATGTTAATTGAAGTTTTAATAATTCACTACCGTCAAGTTCAGTATGGCCAAAGTATTAAAAAATCAGTAATTTATAACTTAATAACAACCCTGATTTTAGTGCCGATTATTACAGTTGGCGCCTTTTTGAACCGTTTTTTTATTAAAACAGGCTGACTAATACCATTTTTTAATGTTTCTGGCGGGGCAATTTTAAGTTTTGTTGTCATAATTGAGTTAGTTCCAGAATTTATCCATTTAAGAAATAACCCTTCTTTTCAGTGACATTTTTCTCTTTTTTTGTTTGCTTTAGGAATTATTTTAGCCTTAATTATTTTAATTTTACATGAACATTAAGCGCGTAGATCCACAAAAATACTATAAATTTATAGTATTTTTGTCGAAGAGTAATTAGATAAATTCCTGAAATTGATGTAAAATTTAATATAAAAATTTCTAATTTTTGTTAATTTTTAAAAAAATTTCATAAAAGTTAGAAATAAGCCTAAATAATTATTTAAATTTAAATTATTCTTTGTTTTAAAGTATTTTTTGGTAACAAAAAATTTTTTGATTAATTTTAAAAAATATGTTATAATTATTTTCGAGCTACAAAATGTATATTAAGCTTTGGTTTAGTTCAAACCGCTCAGATGAACATCTTTGACTTTGCAGTTGTAGTTAAAGCAAAAAACTGCACCACCAAATTTATTTGGTGGTTTTTATTTAAAAACAATTATTTTATATTTAAAATTGTTTTTAAATAAGCGCCAGTATATGATTCACTAACTTTTGCTACAGCTTCTGGTGTTCCTTTTGCAACTATTTGGCCCCCGTTATCCCCGCCGTTTGGGCCTAAATCAATAATATAGTCAGCAACTTTAATTACCTCTAAATTATGCTCGATTACAATTATGCTATCACCGTTATCGACTATTCGATTTAGCACTTTAATTAAATTAGCAACATCATAATTATGGAGTCCAGTTGTTGGCTCGTCAAGTACAAAAAGTGATTTTCCTTTAGGTTTTTTTTGTAAAAAAGTGGCTAATTTAATTCGTTGAGCTTCTCCTCCTGATAAAGTTATTGCTGATTGGCCAAGTTTTATATAACCAAGACCAACATCAGCTAGGGTTTGTAATTTTGCGATTATTTTAGGCCAATTATGGAAAAATTCAAGTGCTTCTGAAACTGTTAAATCAAGAATATCCGCGATTGTTTTTCCATAAAAACGAATTTGTAGGACATCCGGCTTGTATCTTTTTCCTTGGCAGTGATCACATAAAACATAAATATCAGGCATAAAATACATTTCAATTTTAATTTGCCCGTCTCCTTGGCATTTATCACACCGCCCAGTTTGCAGATTAAAGGAAAATTTTGACTTTGAAAAACCAAGCGCTCTTGCCTGCTCAGTATTGGCAAAAACCTCACGGATATCATCAAAAACAGAGGTATAAGTTGCGGGATTTGATCTAGGGGTTCGTCCGATTGGACTTTGATTGATTGCAATCAACTTATCAATATTAAAAAGCCCTTTAATTTCCTCACATTTTCCAATGCGAATATTAGTTGTTCCAAGATTTTTGGCAATCGCATTTACGATAATTTGATTAACTAATGTCGACTTTCCAGATCCAGAAACACCAGTGACAACAACAAATTTGCCTAGAGGAATGTTGACATTAATTTTTTTTAAATTATTTTCAGCAGCTTTTTCAATAATTATAAATTTGCCATTGCCAGCCCGTCGTTTTTTTGGTACTGGAATTTCCAATTTTCCAGTTAAAAATTGGCCGGTAAGTGATTTTGGTTCATTTTCAATATCCTTAATTGATCCTGCAGCAACCAAAAAACCACCGTTTTCACCAGCTTTTGGCCCGATATCAACAATATAATCAGCAGCTAAAATTGTCTCAAAATCATGCTCGACTACAATTAAACTATTACCAATTTCAACCATTTTTTTCAGTGTCGCAATTAATTTGTCATTATCTTTTTGATGTAGGCCAATTGAAGGTTCATCAAGAACATAAAGAATTCCGGTTAGTTGAGATCCAACCTGGCTTGCAAGCCTAATTCGTTGGGATTCGCCTCCTGATAAGGTTGCCGTTGATCTATTTAAAGTTAAATATTCAAGACCAACATTTGCTAAAAATGACAGTCGTGATTTAATTTCATCGAGAATTAAAGTAGAAATTTTTCCGTCAAATTCAGTTAATTTTAAATTTCTAAAAAAAGTTATTAAATCTTTAATTGAAAGTTGGGATAATTGAAAGATATTATACTTTTCAATGAAAACGGCAAGCGCATACTTGTTAAGCCGGGCTCCTTTGCAACTACTACAAGGAAATTCTGACATCATTTTCTTAAATCAAAGTCGTAAATCTTCGCTTGATGTCTCCCAAAATTTTCTCTGAATTTTATTAAGAATTCCTTCAATTGGTCGAAAATAGTCATATCTTTTCCCGCTTTCAGAAATTAGTCAGTAATTTAGAGATTCTTTTGATCCATATTTGATTATTTCAAGCTCATTTTTCTTCATTTTTACTATTTCTAGATCAGCCGAGATTTCAAAATA
Protein-coding sequences here:
- the secA gene encoding preprotein translocase subunit SecA; the protein is MKNLFNFFKTSSELRLAYRLLKQINQKRSFYGAMTDFDLANQTNIFKKRLANGEKLKDIRVDAFAVAREATKRILGKTPYDVQILGGLILDMGSVAEMKTGEGKTIASIPPVYLNALLGQGVIVSTVNEYLAERDAEDNGKVYNFLGLTVGINKTEMDANTKRMMYNADITYSVHSELGFDYLRDNMVFSAAEKVQRGLNFCLIDEVDSILIDEAKTPLIISGGKTNLPAQYLSANQFVNTLIAEDFYIDEETKGIKLNDKGIDKANAFFGLRNLYEIQNSEIVHRIQNALRANKVMKRDVEYIVQDGKIALVDQFTGRIMAGRSYSEGLQQALQAKEGLEIEPETKTLATITYQNFFRLFKKLSGMTGTAKTEEQEFIDVYNMRVNVIPTNKPMIRKDEKDEIFATSHEKNQAIISEVERVHKMGQPILIGTSQVVDSETLSEMLNQKGLYHTVLNAKQNQLEAEIIAKAGRKNAITIATNMAGRGTDIILEPGVTELGGLYILGTDKAEARRIDNQLRGRSGRQGDVGISRFFISLQDQLFRRFTNFDQIFGAYGQTNGAIKGKYIHAVLLAAQKKIEGFNFDMRKTVLSYDDVIRQQRDLIYAQRDILLQIENFDHYIQKMIIRAVDIILSYDFIILPNQEIHYKNLINFLNDNLSRITHFNFGQIGIENYPIEQLNEFLIKQLETIYFKQIQSVLKENLGKTYFESERYIILSTLDSQWQNHIDTIDKLRSSANLVQYSQKNPYQIFTEEATKKFNILVAESAYQAIVSLFNNSNAEKIEYIKAILSDGTAISYPADSPQEIIDQIIASNEERIAAARKAKEEKQPEFIEKQLAKLKIEKVESGEEFELWKIGDSKLVNLKKEMPLDEKQNILVKMQQEQLEMMSEEEKNLIQEQNLEIVEIEEIEEEIQNENPQKVEFVDFKNDPDAYNKLIFGADYADKQLISSEEEDNNEKTNINNNEDLERTKGEAQQTAKNPNE
- the ylqF gene encoding ribosome biogenesis GTPase YlqF, which translates into the protein MKINWFPGHMARSINDIENKARIADLFILIVDGRCPISSLNENFLQIAKQKMTLVIVTKIDLADKNKFTKIKKFFTDKKFFILFVNLRDYSARLKILSHLNKIFKIKQEKNSTKFFSPSLKCFVVGVPNTGKSTLINLITKSQLKVGNQPGITRNNQWISYDKFLFLDTPGILLPKMNDQILAVKLAIIGLIRWEILNISDLFIEAYKIISEQYPNFITDLKLKPSLIDSEIEENLLILSKNKKFINKNGLDLSRCRRWFLMHIGKQKITLD
- a CDS encoding S8 family serine peptidase, giving the protein MKLAKFKKIILLLVFWPSIFLIYHSFLINFNTKKYWYASNFSNKIDIREPFAKKFSNSAKIDDFDNQFELKLLLNPNFLSTESKEISNFNLEFIKKIEKSRLKFKEVKSSKILPIVWFYFDTENDREFFVKNSIENSFISRYIVYKNEGDKKIKPLSWYRYNDQFLDNYYHYLPKTPIDKFKESLLKNIKIVNFEEQTKKDELTYKSPQTKVGAIEVTDEFNYNFMSYFNANNFHINDLGSTNKWNEQKEGQKEPYHSTLVSLILGGKLGIDTKSTPYLSIFGINSQWQKAIEWMVKTNNVKVINHSYGGGKKEFYDYDEDSFFLDFLARKYGVINVFAAGNGAREYSDEEYEDHPWIDAWSLSLNSIVVGALDDNSEPWKIAKNKIADYSNYKTGQQYYELAKPLVVAPGRIYNPVTNRSKDDFVSGTSFAAPVVTGLISTLLREKPNLDNDDNRLIALKAILSASAISPDHSDLTKKKSGYFEKYGSGTPDFKNMLKASENTYFIKDQKKSENEIIFTSKPFWVNSNDRIKASLSWMFNAGLLKNKVAAPDKSNYISWWWFLTPFAPIVFPIAGAAAILDAKAKIDKYKNDFDKWSKTHINSERLNLEATKKNQNDTWVSDYDLYLQKLDSNNNWIDVSWSTSIKSNDELIDFRAKESGYYRLYIKKFKSVTFDNSVEDKLALSYLVNNEK
- the uvrA gene encoding excinuclease ABC subunit UvrA; translation: MLKNKDTHNFIYIKGARENNLKNINLVLPKNKLIVFTGLSGSGKSSLAFNTIYEEGKRRYIDSLSSYARQFLGGTKKPKVDAIYGLLPTISVEQKTSHNNPRSTVGTITEIYDYFRLLYAKIGKAFCPNHKVEIIAQKIVTILDTILAYPEKTKLIIMAPIIEGEKGSHQNLIKNLKNQGFLRIKINKSFYYLADDIKLDPKQKHTIWVVIDRFLLEKEDKNRLQSALELAFDLGKGIALCEFNESETIRFSKLQACPFGDFEMPNLENRLFSFNSPYGMCQVCKGLGTNLEADFDLIVPDKNLTINQGAIKYFGKSINTKSLEWQEFKILLDYFEISADLEIVKMKKNELEIIKYGSKESLNYWLISESGKRYDYFRPIEGILNKIQRKFWETSSEDLRLWFKKMMSEFPCSSCKGARLNKYALAVFIEKYNIFQLSQLSIKDLITFFRNLKLTEFDGKISTLILDEIKSRLSFLANVGLEYLTLNRSTATLSGGESQRIRLASQVGSQLTGILYVLDEPSIGLHQKDNDKLIATLKKMVEIGNSLIVVEHDFETILAADYIVDIGPKAGENGGFLVAAGSIKDIENEPKSLTGQFLTGKLEIPVPKKRRAGNGKFIIIEKAAENNLKKINVNIPLGKFVVVTGVSGSGKSTLVNQIIVNAIAKNLGTTNIRIGKCEEIKGLFNIDKLIAINQSPIGRTPRSNPATYTSVFDDIREVFANTEQARALGFSKSKFSFNLQTGRCDKCQGDGQIKIEMYFMPDIYVLCDHCQGKRYKPDVLQIRFYGKTIADILDLTVSEALEFFHNWPKIIAKLQTLADVGLGYIKLGQSAITLSGGEAQRIKLATFLQKKPKGKSLFVLDEPTTGLHNYDVANLIKVLNRIVDNGDSIIVIEHNLEVIKVADYIIDLGPNGGDNGGQIVAKGTPEAVAKVSESYTGAYLKTILNIK